The following are from one region of the Advenella mimigardefordensis DPN7 genome:
- a CDS encoding sulfite exporter TauE/SafE family protein has translation MDITTLFWLFAAAFGASLLGGMLGMASGIFIVPILIIAFGVDIHVAIAASIVSVIACSCGSAAPFLKERLTNIRLAIVLETATTLGAITGVLLIGIIPTPVLYGLFAVILVLSAQQMMARRRESAVTGTPDPQSWASRLGLHSTFPDRELGRDVAYQVARVPLGLSLMYGAGVISALLGIGSGVLKIPAMDTALKLPIKVSSATSNFMIGVTAAASGGAYLVRGDIDMNIAGPVALGSVVGALAGARLLMGLPADKLRALFAIILIALAIQMMLSALGIHLWETGS, from the coding sequence ATGGATATCACAACCCTGTTCTGGTTGTTCGCTGCCGCATTCGGCGCCAGCCTGCTGGGCGGCATGCTGGGAATGGCCAGCGGCATTTTTATTGTGCCCATACTCATCATTGCTTTCGGCGTAGACATTCACGTCGCCATCGCCGCCAGCATCGTGTCGGTCATTGCCTGTTCCTGCGGGAGCGCCGCGCCCTTTCTGAAGGAGCGCCTGACCAACATCCGCCTGGCTATTGTTCTGGAGACCGCCACGACACTCGGCGCCATTACCGGCGTGCTGCTGATCGGTATTATTCCTACACCGGTATTGTATGGGCTGTTCGCTGTTATTCTCGTTTTGTCTGCGCAGCAAATGATGGCCCGTCGCCGCGAATCTGCCGTTACCGGTACGCCCGATCCGCAAAGCTGGGCAAGTCGGCTGGGCCTGCACTCAACCTTTCCCGATCGCGAGCTTGGCCGGGACGTGGCCTATCAGGTCGCCCGGGTTCCCCTGGGACTTTCTTTGATGTACGGGGCTGGTGTCATCTCGGCATTGCTGGGCATTGGCTCTGGCGTTCTGAAGATCCCCGCCATGGATACTGCGCTGAAGCTGCCCATCAAGGTGTCATCAGCAACATCCAACTTCATGATCGGCGTCACTGCTGCAGCCAGTGGCGGGGCCTATCTTGTACGCGGTGATATTGATATGAACATTGCCGGGCCCGTCGCACTCGGTTCCGTTGTTGGCGCACTGGCCGGCGCACGCCTGCTGATGGGACTGCCTGCTGACAAACTGCGCGCACTGTTCGCCATCATACTTATTGCACTTGCGATTCAAATGATGCTAAGCGCGCTGGGTATTCATCTTTGGGAGACCGGTTCATGA
- a CDS encoding DUF1634 domain-containing protein, whose protein sequence is MNPSNSKPQRQDGIVACLLWYGTLIASAVIAIGITVGALTQMGYIPGQPHAGYALIRLGVVIFVLLPILRVALMLVMFGHARDYIYTAIAALVLAIIGAGVLLGL, encoded by the coding sequence ATGAATCCATCAAACAGCAAGCCGCAGCGCCAGGACGGTATCGTTGCATGTCTGCTATGGTATGGCACTCTGATCGCTTCAGCAGTCATCGCGATTGGCATTACCGTGGGTGCACTGACACAAATGGGCTACATTCCCGGACAACCCCATGCGGGCTATGCGCTGATCAGACTCGGTGTGGTGATTTTCGTACTATTGCCGATTCTCCGCGTTGCACTCATGCTGGTGATGTTCGGGCACGCACGCGACTATATCTATACCGCGATTGCGGCGCTGGTGTTGGCAATTATTGGCGCAGGTGTTTTGTTGGGGCTTTAA
- a CDS encoding DUF6088 family protein, with translation MRGISISDRIVKHIHGKGRGWVFTPRDFIDLGSRGAVDVSLARLKQSGKIRRIGHGLYDYPVLHEKLGPLSPKLDSLAQAVSNQSRTKVFDSGATAVKNLGLSTQVPARPTFTTSGPSRVKKVAGRTLALKHARIPLIENAPDHVNAVLQAMVHLGRKNVDADTIQRFADRLDDRYLKALMKSRTKIPGWMGDIVLKISAAKHG, from the coding sequence ATGCGTGGCATTAGTATTAGTGACAGGATTGTGAAACACATCCACGGCAAAGGCCGTGGCTGGGTTTTTACGCCTAGAGATTTTATTGATCTCGGATCTCGCGGAGCAGTCGATGTCTCTCTCGCCCGTTTAAAGCAATCGGGAAAGATCCGACGCATAGGGCATGGGCTATATGATTATCCCGTTCTCCACGAAAAGCTGGGCCCGCTAAGCCCAAAACTGGATAGCCTGGCGCAAGCGGTTTCCAACCAAAGCCGTACCAAGGTGTTCGACTCAGGAGCTACCGCAGTGAAGAACCTTGGCCTTTCAACTCAGGTTCCTGCTCGTCCTACATTCACCACATCCGGTCCTTCCCGCGTAAAGAAAGTCGCAGGCCGAACGCTCGCGCTTAAACATGCGCGCATACCATTAATCGAAAATGCTCCAGACCACGTCAATGCGGTTCTGCAAGCCATGGTGCATTTGGGCCGGAAAAACGTGGATGCCGACACCATTCAGCGCTTTGCCGACAGACTCGATGATCGCTACCTGAAGGCGCTTATGAAATCACGAACAAAGATACCCGGATGGATGGGTGATATTGTATTAAAAATCAGTGCCGCCAAACATGGATAA
- a CDS encoding addiction module antidote protein — MIEKFSKYDPANVLETDEDIAFFMADALETGDSGYIANALGIVARAKGMAQIAEETGLSREQLYRSFSERGNPTLKTTMAVLNALGVQLTAKHAA; from the coding sequence ATGATCGAAAAATTTTCTAAATACGATCCAGCCAATGTGTTGGAAACCGACGAAGATATTGCTTTTTTTATGGCCGATGCGCTGGAAACCGGGGACTCCGGCTATATTGCCAACGCGCTTGGCATAGTGGCCAGGGCTAAAGGCATGGCGCAGATTGCAGAGGAAACCGGTCTGTCTCGTGAACAGCTCTATCGTTCATTTAGTGAACGAGGCAACCCCACGCTCAAAACCACTATGGCGGTTTTGAATGCACTTGGTGTTCAACTCACAGCCAAGCACGCTGCCTAA
- the ybaK gene encoding Cys-tRNA(Pro) deacylase, with translation MAASKHVSETPATQMLKKHKVAYTEHTYDYIEHGGTTEAARQLGVDPHAVVKTLILEDEHARPHVMLMHGDCEVSMKNLARQASVKKMQPCLPAVAPRQSGYQIGGTSPFGTRKQMPVWVEQSVLALPQIYINGGRRGYLLGIDPQVLVTLLRAQPVNVAN, from the coding sequence ATGGCTGCCAGTAAACACGTATCGGAAACGCCTGCCACCCAGATGTTGAAAAAACATAAAGTGGCCTATACCGAACACACTTATGACTATATAGAACATGGTGGCACCACAGAGGCGGCACGGCAGCTGGGCGTGGATCCGCATGCCGTGGTCAAGACGCTTATTCTGGAAGACGAGCATGCCAGGCCGCATGTTATGCTGATGCATGGCGATTGCGAAGTGTCGATGAAAAACCTGGCGCGTCAGGCCAGCGTCAAGAAAATGCAGCCGTGTCTGCCGGCAGTGGCGCCCCGGCAGTCCGGATACCAGATCGGTGGCACTTCACCTTTTGGTACGCGCAAGCAAATGCCGGTATGGGTAGAACAAAGCGTGCTGGCATTGCCGCAAATCTATATCAACGGCGGGCGCCGCGGTTATTTGCTCGGGATCGATCCGCAGGTGCTGGTCACGCTGTTGCGGGCACAACCCGTGAATGTGGCCAATTAG
- the xerD gene encoding site-specific tyrosine recombinase XerD yields MPDQHATAAHQHVIDPFIDALWLEDGLSQNTLAAYRQDLNGLADFLAKRKPAKTLLETTKDDIEAWFAARHAHSKATTANRRLATLKRYFAWAIRTHQINEDPCLTLHSARQPTRFPKTMSEQQVDQLLEAPNTRDALGLRDRAMLETLYASGLRVTELVSLKVLHLSLNENVVRVVMGKGGKDRLVPVGAQAAYWLERYLKEARPELLGQRQSDDLFLTRRATGMTRQAFWQLIKKYALQADIHTPLSPHTLRHAFATHLLNHGADLRVVQLLLGHADISTTQIYTHVARERLKQLHAQHHPRA; encoded by the coding sequence ATGCCTGATCAGCACGCCACCGCAGCCCACCAACATGTCATCGATCCGTTTATTGATGCCTTGTGGCTGGAAGATGGCCTATCGCAGAATACGCTGGCTGCCTATCGGCAGGATCTTAATGGTCTTGCTGACTTTCTGGCAAAACGAAAGCCAGCCAAAACCCTGCTGGAAACCACCAAGGATGATATAGAAGCCTGGTTTGCTGCCCGGCACGCCCACAGCAAGGCCACCACCGCCAATCGCCGACTGGCCACGCTCAAACGATATTTTGCCTGGGCCATCCGCACGCATCAGATTAATGAAGATCCATGCCTGACCCTGCATTCGGCTCGTCAGCCGACGCGGTTTCCCAAAACCATGAGCGAACAGCAGGTAGACCAATTGCTGGAGGCGCCGAACACCCGCGATGCATTAGGGCTACGGGACCGTGCAATGCTTGAGACCCTGTACGCGTCCGGCTTGCGGGTCACTGAACTGGTCAGCCTGAAAGTGCTGCATTTGAGCCTGAACGAGAACGTCGTACGGGTCGTGATGGGTAAGGGGGGCAAGGATAGGCTGGTCCCGGTGGGCGCGCAGGCCGCCTACTGGCTGGAGCGCTATCTGAAAGAGGCGCGCCCCGAATTGCTGGGGCAGCGCCAGTCCGATGATCTGTTTCTGACCCGTCGCGCCACCGGCATGACGCGCCAGGCATTCTGGCAGCTCATTAAAAAATATGCACTGCAGGCTGATATTCACACGCCGCTGTCGCCGCATACCCTGCGGCACGCGTTTGCCACCCATCTGCTCAATCATGGTGCGGATTTGCGTGTGGTTCAACTGCTGCTTGGGCATGCGGATATTTCTACTACACAAATCTATACCCACGTGGCACGCGAGCGGCTCAAGCAATTGCATGCGCAACATCATCCGCGGGCATAA
- a CDS encoding AEC family transporter, translated as MHIALLVIPDCLIVALGWVLLHKLKFSREFFTTTEKLVYYILFPALLIQSIAFTPISASSAGRLLAVSMLLCLAGYLAAWLARPLLKPRPIALASLAQCAYRFNTYIGFSLAAALAGSEGQAVMAVLVGFSVPLANVLAVKSLARFQGSNVWLEIVKNPLVLATLVGLLLNFSGIGLDTTINATLSKLGNSAIPLGLLCVGASLSLAGGNQDRAVISWILAIRLLAMPAFAFILAFMLGLSALETNILVLFAALPPASAAYILAARMGGDGRSVATAISIGTVFSVLTIPFWLFVGEKLVN; from the coding sequence ATGCATATTGCCCTGCTCGTCATCCCAGACTGTCTCATTGTCGCGCTGGGCTGGGTTCTGCTTCATAAACTGAAGTTCTCCCGCGAATTTTTCACCACTACCGAAAAGCTGGTCTACTACATACTGTTTCCGGCTCTGCTGATTCAGTCTATCGCCTTCACTCCCATTTCCGCCAGTTCCGCCGGCCGCCTGCTGGCCGTGTCAATGCTGCTGTGCCTGGCAGGTTACCTTGCCGCATGGCTGGCCCGCCCCCTCCTCAAGCCACGGCCGATTGCGCTGGCGTCGCTGGCACAATGCGCCTATCGCTTCAATACCTATATCGGATTTTCACTGGCAGCCGCACTCGCCGGCAGCGAAGGACAGGCCGTGATGGCGGTGCTGGTGGGCTTTTCGGTGCCACTTGCCAATGTACTGGCGGTCAAGTCCCTCGCCCGCTTTCAGGGTTCCAATGTGTGGCTGGAAATTGTGAAAAACCCACTGGTTCTGGCCACGCTGGTGGGACTATTGTTGAATTTTTCGGGTATCGGACTGGACACGACGATTAACGCCACCCTATCGAAACTGGGCAATAGCGCCATTCCATTAGGCTTGCTGTGCGTCGGCGCCAGTTTGTCACTGGCAGGCGGCAATCAGGATCGCGCCGTCATTTCCTGGATTCTGGCAATCCGGCTACTGGCCATGCCGGCATTTGCCTTCATACTGGCATTCATGCTGGGCCTGTCGGCGCTGGAAACCAATATTCTGGTTCTGTTTGCTGCATTGCCACCCGCTTCGGCTGCGTATATTCTGGCCGCGCGCATGGGTGGCGACGGGCGCAGTGTGGCCACTGCGATTTCCATCGGCACTGTCTTTTCTGTGCTTACGATTCCTTTCTGGCTCTTCGTCGGCGAAAAATTGGTAAATTAG
- the tsaE gene encoding tRNA (adenosine(37)-N6)-threonylcarbamoyltransferase complex ATPase subunit type 1 TsaE produces MSHLQTSPPEPVASTSIYLSDEAATEQLAKTLSDIFSHYFSNSYENPSDTGKSAKVYLKGDLGAGKTTFVRHFLRAMGVTGRIKSPTYTLLETYKVSSLYLYHFDFYRFTDTEEWHEAGFRENLGEDAIVFIEWADKAGPGLPTPDLELHLIYESAGRTAQFNAFSEKGKTWITRLIHRKMPTGDQ; encoded by the coding sequence ATGTCTCATTTGCAAACCTCCCCCCCTGAACCCGTGGCAAGCACCTCAATTTATCTATCCGATGAAGCGGCCACCGAACAGCTTGCAAAGACCCTTTCCGACATTTTTTCTCATTACTTTTCAAATAGTTACGAAAACCCATCTGATACCGGAAAAAGCGCCAAAGTGTATCTGAAAGGTGACCTGGGTGCCGGCAAAACCACCTTTGTTCGACATTTTTTGAGAGCCATGGGTGTCACAGGACGAATTAAGAGCCCCACCTATACTTTGCTTGAAACCTATAAAGTTTCTAGTTTATACTTGTATCACTTTGATTTTTATAGATTTACCGATACCGAAGAATGGCATGAAGCTGGTTTTCGTGAAAATCTCGGCGAAGACGCAATTGTATTTATAGAGTGGGCAGATAAAGCAGGACCCGGGTTACCAACACCTGATCTTGAACTGCACCTGATATACGAATCGGCTGGAAGAACGGCACAATTTAACGCTTTTTCGGAAAAGGGCAAGACATGGATAACAAGGCTCATTCACAGGAAAATGCCAACAGGCGATCAATAA
- a CDS encoding N-acetylmuramoyl-L-alanine amidase, with protein sequence MDNKAHSQENANRRSITRRRILGASATLLSLPVVSKVAAADGQILAVRTWPADEYTRVTLELNAPLRAEHFMLGNPNRLVVDIQGLTISQALNSLISKIRPNDPYISTVRVAQNRADVVRLVFDLKQDIAPQVFTLKPVGEYQYRLVLDLYPKVAKDPILALAKDLDNDPLAQVLDNLAQNNSNAPVPSVSGQVNPATANRQPSRANPNRPILVAIDPGHGGEDPGAIGARGTREKDIVLAIGRQLRDVINSQPNMRAYMTRESDFFVPLHVRVQKARRVKADLFVSIHADAFTNRSARGTSVFALSRNGASSAAARWLAKKENASDLIGGLDIGAHDRQTASVLLDMSTTAQINDSLKIGHRVLGSLAQINGIHSRKVEQAGFAVLKAPDIPSILVETAFISNPQEENFLRSPANQRQIARAIFSGVNDYFSTNPPLARTG encoded by the coding sequence ATGGATAACAAGGCTCATTCACAGGAAAATGCCAACAGGCGATCAATAACCCGTCGGCGCATTCTCGGTGCGTCGGCTACATTGCTGTCCCTCCCGGTCGTCTCCAAAGTCGCTGCAGCAGACGGACAAATCCTGGCCGTACGGACCTGGCCCGCAGACGAATACACCCGGGTCACGCTGGAACTGAACGCCCCCCTGCGTGCCGAGCATTTCATGCTGGGCAATCCCAATCGGCTGGTTGTGGACATCCAGGGTCTGACTATCAGCCAGGCGCTCAATTCGCTGATTTCCAAAATCCGCCCTAATGATCCCTATATTTCCACGGTGCGCGTGGCACAAAACCGTGCCGATGTCGTGCGCCTGGTATTCGATCTGAAACAGGACATTGCCCCGCAGGTGTTCACCCTGAAACCGGTAGGAGAATACCAATACCGGCTGGTGCTGGACTTGTATCCCAAAGTGGCCAAAGACCCGATCCTGGCCCTGGCCAAAGATCTGGATAACGATCCGCTGGCACAGGTATTGGACAATCTGGCCCAAAACAACAGCAATGCACCGGTGCCATCGGTCAGTGGCCAGGTTAATCCGGCTACGGCCAATCGTCAGCCATCCCGTGCCAATCCGAATCGCCCCATTCTGGTAGCGATTGACCCCGGCCATGGCGGCGAAGACCCGGGCGCTATCGGCGCGCGCGGCACCCGCGAAAAAGATATCGTGCTGGCCATTGGCCGTCAGTTGCGCGACGTGATCAATTCACAACCCAATATGCGGGCCTACATGACGCGCGAGTCAGACTTTTTCGTGCCGCTGCATGTTCGGGTACAAAAGGCGCGGCGGGTCAAGGCCGATCTGTTTGTATCGATCCATGCCGATGCGTTTACCAACCGCTCCGCTCGTGGAACCTCGGTATTTGCCCTGTCGCGCAACGGCGCATCAAGTGCCGCGGCCCGCTGGCTGGCCAAAAAGGAAAATGCATCCGATCTGATCGGTGGTCTGGATATCGGTGCGCATGACCGTCAGACGGCCAGTGTGCTGCTGGATATGTCCACCACCGCTCAAATCAATGACTCCCTGAAAATCGGCCACCGCGTGCTGGGTTCGCTGGCGCAAATTAACGGTATTCACAGTCGCAAGGTGGAACAGGCCGGGTTTGCCGTGCTTAAGGCACCGGATATCCCTTCCATTCTGGTGGAAACGGCTTTTATCAGCAACCCGCAAGAGGAAAATTTCCTGCGCAGTCCGGCCAACCAGCGCCAGATCGCCCGGGCCATTTTCTCCGGCGTTAACGATTATTTCTCTACCAATCCCCCATTGGCCAGAACCGGCTGA
- the mutL gene encoding DNA mismatch repair endonuclease MutL, with protein sequence MSDRRHIAPLPDTLISQIAAGEVIERPASVLKELLENALDAGARSIEIRLDGGGIRRICITDDGHGIPQEELVLALTRHATSKINSLDDLESVSSMGFRGEALASIASVARVTLTSRTEHDDHAWQIDGTALQISPAAGGTGTTIDVRQLFDAVPARRKFLKSEPTELGHCLTVAERIALANPAIAFRLFHNGKAYKQWMPVDLLQRIRDVLGNEFTQAGLPIDAQLPSAGLRGLITLPNAARARADRQYLYVNGRFVRDRTVTHAVRAAYADVLHGDRQPAYVLFLDIDPTAVDVNVHPAKHEVRFRDSGAIHRFVGQVLTQALAGVGGEAAAANALPARLPAGLAPAGQDAYIAGAEYEHAGGPPINNEQARPAPRMTPGYQPSLHLHSASPQSTEQWKQFYSPLASAPQQLDEPRADLAIPGAATTFNPAANGSAVAGVGLPDTGDNADPYPLGMALGQLHGIYILAQNARGLILVDMHAAHERVVYERLKTLLDQQALPQQELLVPYVIHCSERDIAVMESHQEQLTTLGLTVSATGPQSLAVRSVPSLLAGGDIESLVLNVLKELEMVGHSEQLTGQRNELLSTMACHGSVRANRRLTIEEMNALLRQMEHTERANQCNHGRPTWFQWSMNDLDRLFMRGQ encoded by the coding sequence ATGTCTGACCGCCGCCATATTGCCCCTCTGCCCGATACGCTGATCAGCCAGATCGCGGCCGGCGAGGTCATTGAACGCCCGGCCTCTGTGCTCAAGGAATTACTGGAAAATGCGCTGGATGCCGGCGCCCGCAGTATTGAAATCAGACTGGATGGCGGCGGCATTCGCCGCATTTGTATTACCGATGATGGCCATGGCATCCCGCAGGAAGAACTGGTGCTCGCATTAACGCGGCATGCCACCAGTAAAATCAACAGTCTGGATGATTTAGAGTCGGTCAGCTCCATGGGGTTTCGGGGCGAGGCTCTGGCTTCCATCGCTTCGGTGGCACGCGTCACGCTCACCTCGCGCACTGAACATGACGACCATGCCTGGCAGATTGACGGTACGGCGCTGCAGATCAGCCCCGCCGCTGGCGGTACAGGCACCACCATTGATGTGCGCCAGCTGTTTGATGCGGTTCCGGCACGCCGCAAGTTTCTGAAATCCGAACCCACTGAACTGGGTCATTGCCTGACGGTTGCCGAGCGCATCGCCTTGGCCAACCCGGCGATTGCCTTTCGGCTGTTCCATAATGGTAAAGCCTATAAGCAATGGATGCCGGTAGATTTACTGCAACGCATCCGGGACGTGCTGGGCAATGAATTCACCCAGGCGGGCCTCCCCATCGACGCTCAACTGCCCTCAGCCGGCTTGCGCGGCCTGATCACCCTGCCCAATGCAGCGCGCGCGCGCGCCGACCGGCAATATCTGTATGTCAATGGCCGCTTTGTACGAGACCGGACCGTGACGCACGCCGTACGCGCTGCCTATGCCGATGTGCTGCATGGCGACCGGCAGCCGGCCTATGTGCTGTTCCTGGATATCGACCCCACTGCGGTTGATGTGAACGTGCACCCGGCCAAGCACGAGGTGCGCTTTCGCGATAGCGGCGCTATCCATCGCTTTGTAGGCCAGGTACTTACGCAGGCGCTGGCTGGTGTGGGCGGCGAAGCGGCGGCAGCCAATGCCCTGCCCGCCAGACTGCCTGCCGGCCTGGCGCCGGCCGGGCAAGACGCTTATATTGCAGGCGCAGAGTACGAGCATGCCGGCGGCCCACCAATCAACAACGAGCAGGCCAGGCCAGCTCCCCGAATGACGCCCGGCTATCAGCCCTCCCTGCATTTGCACAGTGCTTCGCCGCAATCAACGGAACAGTGGAAACAGTTTTATTCTCCGCTGGCGTCCGCGCCGCAGCAACTGGACGAACCGCGAGCCGATCTTGCCATACCCGGGGCAGCCACCACGTTTAATCCGGCAGCCAATGGCAGCGCCGTTGCCGGCGTCGGATTACCTGACACGGGCGACAACGCCGATCCGTATCCACTGGGTATGGCGCTGGGACAGCTGCATGGTATTTATATTCTGGCGCAGAATGCCCGTGGGCTGATCCTGGTTGATATGCATGCGGCACACGAGCGCGTGGTCTATGAACGCCTGAAAACACTGCTCGACCAGCAGGCGTTACCGCAGCAGGAACTGCTGGTGCCTTATGTGATTCACTGCTCGGAACGCGATATTGCCGTGATGGAAAGCCATCAGGAGCAATTGACCACGCTGGGCCTGACCGTCAGCGCTACCGGACCGCAATCGCTGGCCGTGCGTTCCGTGCCCAGCCTGCTGGCCGGCGGCGATATCGAATCGCTGGTGCTCAATGTTCTGAAGGAACTGGAGATGGTGGGTCACTCCGAACAGCTTACCGGCCAGCGCAATGAACTGCTCTCAACCATGGCTTGCCACGGTTCGGTGCGCG